A single genomic interval of Arachis duranensis cultivar V14167 chromosome 7, aradu.V14167.gnm2.J7QH, whole genome shotgun sequence harbors:
- the LOC107459402 gene encoding putative pentatricopeptide repeat-containing protein At3g16890, mitochondrial, giving the protein MVCLVKGANHKDTCEMSESFRKLGLKLGVDSYLLLLEALYKDGQSEEGDRIFDQMTVDGLISSVYAYNMIIDCYCRAKMMDHASANFRDMQLKGFTPNLVTFNTLINGHCKDGAIAKAQELLEMLLKNGLKPDIITFSSIIDGLCRINRTWEAFECFNEMIEWGINPNAIVYNILIRSLCAIGDVSRSTKLLRRMQKEGISPETYSYNALIQIFCRMNDIKKAKKLFVSMSRSGLNPDSYTYSAFIETLSESGRLEETKMFYSMEANGCPPDSYVCNLIIKKLVLQDCIEDTKNIAEKCRQKGMSLNPVFNS; this is encoded by the coding sequence ATGGTTTGTTTGGTAAAAGGAGCAAATCATAAAGATACTTGTGAGATGTCTGAAAGTTTCAGAAAGCTAGGTTTGAAGCTGGGGGTTGATTCTTATCTTTTACTTCTTGAAGCCTTATACAAGGACGGACAGAGCGAAGAAGGGGATCGAATCTTTGATCAAATGACTGTGGATGGTCTAATTTCGAGTGTTTATGCGTATAACATGATTATTGATTGCTACTGCCGAGCCAAAATGATGGATCATGCATCAGCAAATTTTAGAGACATGCAGCTTAAGGGCTtcaccccaaaccttgtgacattCAATACCCTCATTAATGGCCATTGCAAGGATGGAGCTATAGCCAAGGCACAAGAGCTGCTGGAGATGCTCTTGAAAAATGGACTCAAACCCGATATCATTACTTTTAGTTCTATAATTGACGGACTTTGTCGAATAAACAGGACTTGGGAGGCTTTTGAATGCTTTAATGAGATGATTGAGTGGGGCATCAATCCAAATGCCATTGTTTACAATATCTTGATCCGGTCTTTATGTGCCATTGGGGATGTTTCGAGATCAACAAAACTTCTAAGGAGAATGCAAAAGGAAGGAATAAGCCCTGAGACGTACTCCTATAatgctttgattcaaattttttgTAGGATGAATGACATTAAGAAAGCCAAAAAGCTGTTTGTTTCGATGTCAAGATCTGGCTTAAATCCTGATAGTTACACATACAGTGCTTTTATAGAAACACTATCAGAGTCCGGGAGATTAGAGGAAACGAAGATGTTTTACTCGATGGAGGCAAATGGTTGTCCTCCTGATTCTTATGTatgcaatttaattattaaaaaactggTTCTGCAAGACTGCATCGAAGACACAAAAAACATTGCAGAAAAATGCAGACAGAAGGGAATGTCTTTGAATCCTGTGTTCAATTCATAG
- the LOC107459356 gene encoding histone-lysine N-methyltransferase family member SUVH9, producing MDSLLSLQTPSNNPHPHSPPGLTPTPLRLQPTQMPLLVPKPEPLDDFFFSNNSQQRPHWFPHQQQLQPPQPNNNEFELHAPPFASSSPEEQEDSELYNHFFRVSQLFRTAFSDTLFQKDAVPEPVTPQLQSQSHSNFQDSLSYASSSQPEPEAEVEATPEADSRALVPVPPSSSLVVAAPSKRVSKKKLLVRVSKLRLHEQLHFREVVRRTRMIYDSIRVLCTIEEEKRVQEEKRAAEEKRAAAVADVVTIAADEPFAASESTIECSSSAETTVSVAVPAPESAGEQQSATDNGAGNKQPKTVNRGEADAKMARRMRQRGDIRAAKMMRLKHLWLNCDKRIVGAIPGVYVGDVFLFRMELCVLGLHGQIQAGIDYLAASMSPNNEPIATSVIVSGGYEDDMDEGDVIIYTGQGGQATNSVRQATHQKLESGNLALERSMYHNIEVRVIRGMKYEGAAAKSGKIYVYDGLYRISECWFDVGKSGFGVYKYKLVRIEWQPKMGSAILKEARSIRKSGVDFQPMYCLSVDISNKKEKVAVRLFNDIDDSKEPLCFDYLLTTIFPPFVFHQSGTATGCDCIGGCMDGCFCSMKNGGEFPYNQQAILVRGKPLIFECGPFCSCPPQCRNRVSQNGVKNKLEVFRSKQTGWGVRSLDLIHAGAFICEYSGVVLTREQAQLLTMNGDSLIYPNRFSERWAEWGDLSQVNLDYVRPSYPSIPPLDFSLDVSTVRNVACYMSHSSSPNVMVQFVLYDHNNLMFPHIMLFAMENIPPLRELSLDYGVANEWTGKLSICNG from the coding sequence ATGGATTCTCTTCTCTCACTCCAAACCCCAAGCAACAACCCACACCCTCATTCACCGCCAGGCCTCACCCCAACGCCGTTACGGTTACAACCAACACAAATGCCGTTACTAGTTCCAAAACCAGAGCCTCTCGACGATTTCTTCTTTTCTAATAATTCCCAACAACGCCCTCACTGGTTCCCTCACCAACAACAACTACAACCACCCCAACCTAACAACAACGAGTTTGAGTTACACGCGCCACCGTTCGCGTCTTCTTCTCCAGAAGAACAAGAAGACTCCGAACTCTACAACCACTTCTTCCGAGTCTCTCAGCTCTTCCGTACAGCTTTCTCTGATACTCTCTTCCAAAAGGACGCCGTTCCGGAACCCGTGACGCCACAATTACAGTCACAGTCGCACTCGAATTTTCAAGATTCTCTTTCCTATGCTTCTAGTTCCCAACCTGAACCTGAGGCTGAGGTTGAGGCAACGCCCGAAGCGGATTCACGCGCCTTGGTTCCCGTTCCGCCATCTTCGTCGTTGGTCGTCGCGGCTCCTTCGAAGCGCGTGAGCAAGAAGAAGTTGCTGGTGAGGGTCTCCAAACTCCGCCTTCACGAGCAGCTTCATTTCCGTGAGGTCGTGAGGCGAACGAGAATGATCTACGACTCGATCCGCGTTCTCTGCACCATCGAGGAAGAGAAGCGCGTCCAGGAGGAGAAAAGAGCTGCCGAGGAGAAGAGAGCTGCCGCCGTCGCTGACGTTGTTACTATTGCCGCTGATGAACCGTTCGCTGCATCTGAATCCACCATTGAATGTTCTTCCTCAGCTGAAACCACCGTCTCTGTTGCCGTGCCAGCTCCTGAATCCGCCGGGGAACAACAATCGGCGACCGACAATGGCGCCGGCAATAAACAGCCGAAAACAGTCAACAGGGGCGAAGCTGATGCCAAGATGGCGCGGCGGATGCGGCAAAGAGGGGATATTCGTGCGGCGAAGATGATGAGGTTGAAGCATCTTTGGCTGAACTGCGATAAGCGAATCGTCGGAGCGATTCCCGGTGTGTATGTTGGCGACGTGTTCCTCTTTCGGATGGAATTGTGTGTCCTTGGATTGCACGGTCAGATCCAGGCTGGCATTGATTACCTGGCAGCTTCCATGAGCCCCAACAATGAACCAATTGCAACGAGTGTCATTGTCTCCGGTGGCTACGAGGATGATATGGACGAAGGAGATGTTATAATCTACACTGGACAAGGCGGGCAGGCCACGAATTCCGTGAGGCAAGCCACACACCAGAAGTTGGAGAGTGGGAACCTGGCATTGGAGAGGAGTATGTATCATAATATTGAGGTTAGAGTGATTAGAGGGATGAAGTATGAGGGAGCCGCTGCAAAATCCGGTAAGATTTATGTCTATGATGGTTTATATAGGATTTCTGAGTGCTGGTTTGATGTTGGAAAGTCCGGTTTTGGTGTTTATAAGTATAAGCTTGTTAGGATTGAATGGCAGCCTAAGATGGGTAGTGCTATTCTTAAGGAAGCTAGGAGCATTAGGAAAAGTGGAGTGGATTTTCAACCAATGTATTGTCTTTCTGTTGATATTTCGAATAAGAAGGAGAAGGTTGCGGTTCGGCTCTTTAATGATATTGATGATAGTAAGGAGCCGCTTTGTTTTGATTATCTTCTGACAACTATTTTCCCTCCATTTGTGTTTCATCAGAGCGGGACAGCTACTGGCTGTGATTGTATTGGCGGTTGTATGGATGGATGCTTTTGCAGTATGAAGAATGGAGGCGAGTTTCCTTATAATCAGCAGGCGATCCTTGTGAGGGGGAAGCCTTTGATTTTTGAGTGTGGCCCTTTTTGCAGTTGTCCACCTCAATGTAGGAACCGTGTGTCGCAGAATGGGGTGAAGAACAAGTTGGAAGTTTTTAGGTCGAAGCAGACAGGTTGGGGAGTAAGGTCCTTGGACCTTATTCATGCTGGTGCTTTTATCTGTGAGTATTCAGGTGTTGTTTTGACTAGGGAGCAAGCACAGCTTTTGACGATGAATGGTGACTCGTTGATATATCCTAATCGGTTTTCTGAAAGGTGGGCAGAATGGGGTGATTTGTCTCAGGTAAACTTGGACTATGTGCGTCCATCTTATCCGTCAATTCCTCCTCTGGATTTTTCTCTGGATGTGTCAACAGTCCGAAACGTTGCTTGCTATATGAGCCATAGTTCAAGTCCAAATGTTATGGTTCAATTTGTTCTGTATGATCACAACAATTTGATGTTCCCTCACATTATGCTGTTTGCAATGGAGAATATCCCTCCACTGAGAGAGCTCAGCCTTGATTATGGGGTGGCTAATGAGTGGACAGGCAAGCTCTCTATATGTAATGGGTGA